A region of the Candidatus Margulisiibacteriota bacterium genome:
AATGTTTTTGGAGTTTTTTGGTAACACAGAGAAGCTTCTTATCTTTGGTAATGGGATGTCTGGAGTAGTTGGTGAAGAAATTAAAATAAGAAAAATGAGAGATAATTTATTTATTGTTGGTGACGGTATTACAGAGGTGGGAAAAAACAATCCTCCATTGGCGCATAGGGTTATGACTTGTGCATCTTTAATGGCATCAATTGCTATAGAAAGGAATTTAGCGTGAAGATATCGTTTAAAGGAGATTATGCATTGAAGGCACTGCTTTATTTAGCTATTTCTTATGGCGTAAAAGATGTCATAAGGTTGCAAGAGCTGTCTGGAGAGCTGGATATACCCCATAAGTTTTTGGAGACAGTTATGTCGGATTTGCTAAAAGGTGGGTTTGTGAAGAGTAAGCGAGGTAAAAATGGTGGTTATTATTTAGACCAACACCCTGCTCAGATTATTTTAGGAGATGTTGTTCGTTATGTGGATGGACCGATTGAGCCAATAGCTTGTGTGGATAGTTGCTATAAAGATTGTAAGGATGTAGACCATTGTGCTCTTAGAATAATTTGGCAAAAGGCAACAAAGGCTGTTTCAGATATTGTAGATAACGTTACATTGCAAGATTTAGTAGAAAAATCTAGGAAAAGAAAAGCTATTCTAGATTATTCTA
Encoded here:
- a CDS encoding Rrf2 family transcriptional regulator, which encodes MKISFKGDYALKALLYLAISYGVKDVIRLQELSGELDIPHKFLETVMSDLLKGGFVKSKRGKNGGYYLDQHPAQIILGDVVRYVDGPIEPIACVDSCYKDCKDVDHCALRIIWQKATKAVSDIVDNVTLQDLVEKSRKRKAILDYSI